A window of Ipomoea triloba cultivar NCNSP0323 chromosome 2, ASM357664v1 contains these coding sequences:
- the LOC116011105 gene encoding TORTIFOLIA1-like protein 4, translating into MSMSMSMTRKQNQNQARDLKHRVLTCLHKLSDRDTHSAAAIELEAIAKALSTETIPPFLSSIAATDSSDKSPVRKECLRLISILSESHGNLLSPYLSKLLGAVIRRLRDHDSAVRSACVTASASISLHLTKSPFSSIMKPFLEALFTEQEMNSQIGAALCLAAVIEAAPDPDVVSLRKQIPRFEKLLKSESFKAKAALLTLIGSVIAVGAASNQQVVRNLVPRLVEFVSSEDWAARKASAEALLRLGVAERETLSEFKASCLKTFEAKRFDKVKTVRETMSQMLEAWKEIPDLSDDVSLPPESDSSSRENGSDPPGSRSSGTLNVGRRNLHKSKTNALGSSSAATVIGKKATPAIFRKLDHKKPFDQLKIEVPNSQDSSGDDLKCKNGKGDEEKEGFTKPEIKRPLFGKSASGCRVVPYQDERSDSNVVMNESGDLCMNQKERDDLSEIRKQLVQIENQQSNLLQVLQKFIGTCQSGMHSLEARVHGLELSLDEISYDLAVSTGRMSNRDSAAMCCKLPGAEFLSSKLWRRTSTSQFPASGGTPFVASAHNKASPGFIVNPLAETNHYSQSQQGISHVSYNGVSRNLPMTRVRRLDQV; encoded by the exons aTGTCGATGTCGATGTCGATGACGAGAAAGCAGAACCAGAACCAAGCACGTGACTTGAAGCACCGAGTGCTCACGTGCCTCCACAAGCTCTCGGACCGGGACACGCATTCCGCCGCGGCGATTGAGCTGGAGGCCATTGCTAAAGCTCTTTCAACTGAAACTATTCCGCCGTTCCTCTCCTCCATCGCCGCCACCGATTCCTCCGATAAGTCTCCGGTCCGGAAGGAATGCCTGCGCCTTATTTCCATCCTCTCCGAAAGCCACGGCAACTTGCTGtctccttacctctcgaagcttctcgGTGCTGTTATCCGCCGCCTCCGCGACCACGACTCCGCCGTCCGCTCCGCCTGCGTAACCGCCTCCGCCTCGATCTCCTTGCACTTAACCAAGTCGCCGTTCTCCTCCATCATGAAGCCGTTCCTCGAGGCGCTGTTCACCGAACAGGAAATGAACTCTCAGATCGGCGCCGCGCTGTGCTTGGCGGCGGTGATCGAGGCCGCGCCCGATCCGGATGTGGTGAGCTTGCGGAAACAGATTCCGAGGTTCGAGAAGCTGTTGAAATCCGAGAGCTTCAAGGCTAAGGCGGCGCTGCTTACGCTGATTGGCAGCGTAATCGCTGTTGGAGCCGCATCGAATCAGCAAGTCGTGAGGAATTTAGTGCCGCGTTTGGTTGAATTCGTGAGCAGTGAGGATTGGGCGGCGAGGAAGGCTAGCGCCGAGGCTCTGCTAAGGCTTGGAGTTGCAGAAAGAGAAACATTATCCGAGTTTAAGGCCTCTTGCTTAAAGACCTTTGAGGCCAAACGATTTGATAAG GTGAAGACTGTGAGGGAAACAATGAGCCAAATGCTGGAAGCGTGGAAGGAGATTCCTGATTTATCAGATGACGTTTCGCTTCCACCTGAATCAGATTCATCATCTAGAG AGAATGGTAGTGATCCACCTGGATCCAGGAGCTCTGGTACTCTCAATGTTGGGAGAAGAAACCTACATAAAAGCAAGACAAATGCACTAGGCAGCTCTTCTGCTGCTACAGTAATCGGGAAGAAAGCAACACCAGCAATATTCCGCAAACTTGATCACAAGAAGCCTTTTGATCAATTGAAGATTGAAGTCCCTAATTCACAGGATTCTTCTGGGGATGATCTCAAGTGTAAAAATGGGAAAGGTGATGAGGAGAAAGAAGGATTCACAAAACCAGAAATAAAACGCCCCCTTTTTGGGAAGAGTGCTTCTGGGTGTCGCGTAGTTCCATATCAAGATGAGAGATCAGATTCTAATGTTGTCATGAATGAAAGTGGGGATCTGTGTATGAACCAGAAAGAACGTGATGATCTGTCTGAGATTCGGAAGCAActtgttcaaattgaaaatcagCAGTCCAATTTGCTACAAGTCCTCCAG AAATTCATTGGGACTTGTCAGAGTGGGATGCATTCTTTAGAGGCACGTGTTCATGGTCTGGAGTTGAGCTTAGATGAGATATCATATGACTTAGCTGTGTCAACTGGAAGAATGTCAAATAGGGACTCAGCAGCCATGTGTTGCAAGCTACCAGGTGCAGAATTTTTGAGTTCAAAACTGTGGAGGAGGACTTCAACTTCACAATTCCCTGCTTCTGGTGGAACCCCATTCGTGGCTTCGGCTCACAATAAAGCTAGCCCTGGTTTTATTGTGAACCCATTGGCTGAAACGAATCATTACTCTCAATCCCAGCAGGGAATTTCTCATGTTTCCTACAACGGAGTATCAAGAAATCTTCCCATGACAAG GGTAAGAAGATTGGATCAAGTATAG